ATACTGTGGCCTTTCCCGAGAGAGAAACACTCGCTTTAAACATTTTTCATAGGCATACTCACTTGGAATAATATGGTGGTTTGTCGTTATCGTTTGCACGAGCACTCATCCAGTATTTTTGGTTCGTCCCCAGCGTCTTCTCAGCAATTATACTCTTCGCTTTGATGTTGGTGTAATCGACATAGAGTTTTCCTGACGCGGTACCAAGCTGGATACCTTCAGCCTTCTCAACAAGAAAGTAGGTAATGGAGGACTTCGCTGAAGATAACGAGCAAAGAGTGGCCTCAATAGCACATCTCGCCGCATAGATCGCGCTTGGTATTCGCTGCGTTTCCCACACACAAGGTGGGGTGAAAGAGATGCGGCAGGAAGCACTTTTGTGGTGAATGTATATTAGGCTATTTCGCCGCGATGTTAGCCAGTCGTTCCATCTCCCTTTCTCTTAATCTACGTATTCCAGTGGTCCTTATACACGATCGCATATGCATTGCCCTCGTCTTTGTGGCCAACAGTTTGTACATCGCGTAGTACAGCCTTATATGCAAAGATCCGCctcaagaatgtatttgatataaattcATAAAAGCTTTGAAGATTTTAGAATTACATTTGTTTGAATCAAATATGATGCAATGCTGAAAACTTGAATAGAGAGAGATGTGCAGAAAGATTCAACTTACGCTGATCCAGGTCACTGGCCGACACCTTCCCAATCACAAACCCATCCTTCTCATTGTAAGCAACGAAGAAGTTGTAGAAGTCTTTGTCCATGGTGGGTCGGTGGTCGTTTTTTCCGATGACTGCTATGTCCACTGACAAGGTCGTGGACATTTGAGAGAAGGCTGCGCCCTGTCGTACCGTCACCGTGAAATTGAGCTGGAAGAAGGCAAGGAAATTAAAGTTCATGAATTCATTAGCACATCGAAATCACAAAGGTACTGGCAAAGCTATACGATCTCTTCTACTTGGCGCTGACTTTACCAGGGTATCGCATTACTGTGACAGTGCCGTGAAGTCAATTTTGTCCAACATGACGTCACACACCCTAGTGAAACTCAGCACCGCCTATTTAGACAGCCGTTTTAGGTGGTGTCAATTATTGTTATTCTGTTTAAATAATCCGTGGGCTAGGTTTTACTTTAAGTCTTATATCAGTTCATGCGCAATTTGTTTGTGATGTTCAACATCGGTAATTGGGTGTCTTGTTTTAAGTTCTTGTGAAAAAGTAAAACGAACACGGTGACAGCAGCAGTACATGTGTGGGACGCAATCCAGATGGACTGAAGACATGCATAACCCATCGAGTCTGAAGAGAATGTTTTGGGGTACATTTCGAATGGTATTTGCTTTGAGCAGAGATGTAGTTGGAAAGCGCAGTGATAATTGCTATCGTATTATAATACGACAGGACATGTAAGATAGATACAGATATCTTGTGTGGCCCGGGCCCTGGCCCTGTAACGGATACGCGTATCTTTAACAAGTTTGTAGAGCCAACTCACTGTTGTTCCGCCTTCAAGGTTCAGCGTTTTTTTCGTTGTCATGATAGGATTACTACCGCTGCTACCGAAATGGAAATACTGGTCTGCCAGGGTTGCTTCCTTTTCGATGCCCACGTCTTTTATTTCATATGTTATTGGGTTGGTAGTGGTATCATCCTTATCCGAACAGGAGACCGTCAGCACTGGCGTATCATGAGGGGTGTTCTCCTGGAGTTCTGCTTCGAATTTGTAATCTTTGCAGATGGTCGGATTGTCGTCCACGTCTGTGATTTTGCATGTCACCGTCACGTCACCTCCGTTAGCGATACGCAAACCACGATGGTCCCGGGCATTGACATCTGTTTAAGAAAAGGCGTAGCTGAAGTTGTTTATTTCTCTGATCCATTCATAATTTGAACTGCAGTTTGTGTTTTGGATGTAAGTGCATGCAGTGTTGATATTTACTCTTCTCAACACAGATAATTTTTGTGGGCcacaacttttttttaaaagctcttCGCAACATTAAACTGAATATACTCTGCGTTAAGATCTATAGAACTGatagttatgtacatgtacgtgaacCTTGATTTAATAGTGTATTAACCAAATATACATGATTATACATAAGACTGGGGCGAGGCAAAGCAATAGTGTCCCATTAGAACAGGATATCAACTGTATGGTACCGTATAATCCCCCAGAGAGAACCATGATCAGCCCCACGACCCGCATACAAGTCATAAACCCGATCACCCACACCCCAGTAAGGACTCAACGGCACTCGTTTACTGTACATTACATGACCTATCATTCACTCTTGAAAATAAGGTTTTTGAGTTTTGCACTCccctgaaacatttcaaaggGTTGCATATTGTACCCGTTCAAAACACCAGCTTAAAAAGAGTGTACATCAGAAAGACTGCTTCTTCTTAATCAGATCTTAGTCTCGATTTTTTATTGGTTTCAACTTACACAGGTTAAAGGTTCCTTTCCTGGGGTTAACCGGGTCTTCTCTGTCGATCAGTGCGTTAACGACAAGATACCCATCCACGTGTCCTGCCCCCGTCACATTCACATTGCTCATCCGGAATAATTCGCTAAACTTTCCCTCGACGAAGTATTCAACTGATTCAGGCCATTTGCCGAGACAGTTTGGCCCTGGGAATTTGTCCACATCGAAGGCTCTGAATGGGTAAATACCTGTTGATACGGTTGTCCCGATCGGCTGAAAGGGAAAAGAAGAGTTGATAAACCACTTGACGTAAAATGCTGCAAATATCAAGTGTCACTTTCATTACAGGTACCATACATCTCACCAATCGTCATCATATCTCACCAATCGTCATCATATCTCACCAATCGTCATCCTTTTTTGGCGCCAAGTTAACCAACTCTGGCTCAGTCAAGCATCAGACTGACCATGTTTGCGGTCCTGACTTTAAGTGTTTTATTCATACTTATTTCCCGAGTTTTGTATCATGTCGAACTTAGCTTGAGGACAGAAACCGTGGGTGTCAAGCTCCTCTGCTACTGCCCTCAGTGGCATACAGGGGCAGGTCCTATTGGACAGGCTCTCTCCCTCTGCCTTCGAAACCTTTCGTGAAACAAAGAAACACTTCCATACTGTTTCTCGCTGTCACACAAAGAAATTATCAGTGGGCCATTTTTAACTTCACGCCTCCTCCTTTCCAACATTAGATTGGCACCACCAATCTGTCCCTTTAACTTACCGTATTCTCCGCTACCTCACATGTAGACGTAGTTTCGTAGAACCGAGGTCGTTCGTTGATATCGATGACCTGTACCTCGACCTTGTGCATTCTGGTCTTCAACTTGGGATCGGCGATATTAGGGGGGATTGTTGCTCCAAAAAGATCCTCTGCGTATATTGACATGTTGTAGTTGTTTTGTTCCTCATAGTTGAGAGGTCTTGCTCTCAGATCACTCGCGTATCGCGTAACCGCTGTGGAcgaagaaacaaatatttaaaTAATCATGCTCTGAAATGCCACGCCGTTCTTTGAgtatatttggcaagccgctcgccgaacaggcatctttttttgtcctgtttggagagccgcttgccaaacagcactaaaaagccaccctgttcggcaagccgggcttgccaaacagggcaaaaatactaccctctttggtgagccggagaggttacaacatgttggccaatcagagagcagtgacgtcatattcgaatttatatgcgcatatttaacaatggccgacttcccgctctcgattcaatttctgttactaaactcgggttttggtcaatgatccatgaagaagcatgtacatgtacatgactgtatggatttacaaaaaaagtcataaacgtgatttaactgataagcatgttaaatgcattagtgtgcatttctaaaggcgtttcactgtaactccagtgttgctgaccgtgttgccacgaatgataatgagcttctggatggttgaatatgcatgagttcggctctccatctaggggagaaaaaaaggcgctgtttggtaagccgggcttgccaaatagtcacttccaattaAATTTTAGATTTATCAGTGATGTAAATTCGTTCACACTGCTTTCGACTTACAGCATTGATGTTGTTCACACAAAAGGTATTCATTACCTTCTCATGTCTAGCTACTGTACAGCAGCAAATTTTTTTACTTGTGGCCAAGACAaaagcaatgtacatgtacacataatcAGCGTTGGCTATTAATACGCAATTTTATCaattactaaaaaaaaaaacgTTGCGTGTTAAGCACGAGGATTCGTATTCTCGGACTGCTCGAACGGACACAGCTGAGAAAGAAAACGTGTTTTGACCTCCCCGGGACGTAGTCTTGGTCTGAAAAGTGCGTTGTATGAATGTGGACGTGTGTTTGTTCGACCGCTATGTCGCCTTAGTATTCAGGTCAGTTCAGGTACTGTTTTGGAGTCACTATCATCATAGTTAAAGCTGCTATATCATAACTTACCTGTGCCAGCGGTCGTTCTTATGTTGATTGTGAATTTGCTATTTCCTAATGGCTCCTTGCTAGCTGGATCATCCACAAATTTATACTTTTGTTGTCCCGGTAATGGCGAATCGAAGGAAGTGGTGTCATCCCCGTCTTTTACTTTAACCTGTTTTAAGAAACAAAATAGTCGTCGAACAGTGACTGTGAATATTGAATGATTATTAAGCTAAATCCGGAATTTGCGATGACATACAGTCCATCTTATCTAGTTCACGGAATGATTTGGCCTTCAGACAAGGCCTTCAGATGGAAACGAGGAAGGTCCGATGCTTGCATATGTTAGTCCTCCGCTTCCACCTCCCAACGCTCGGAGCAGAGGCAGGTAGCCATCCTGTGGGAAGCTTCCATCCATCATTTCGGTTCAGCGTAGCACTGTTCAGTTAAAAATGAATGGCCTTGTATACTGTTGTATCTTGCGGTGGTTGCTACGGTGCTCGTGGGCCcgttgttcaaagcctggttagttTAACGTCTGCTAAAACTTGGCGGAACCCCATTTTGGAGCCatttatgtcctgctgccttaGCGGTGGCTTAGCGGCAGCTCAGCCTAACGGAGCAAACTTGTCGGCACGCTAAGATAACGGTGGTTTAGTGGCCACCAAGCCACCGTATATTAGCAGATACggagctttgaacaactgggccctggtCGATAATATTTTCAATCATCAGACAAGTtctaaaatttcatttcattttcttttaatgTGGATTTCTTGCGCATACAATGGTACTAGGAATTGAAGTAGAAAGCTATCAGAGCGATAAAGAACCACGGAGCAGGGTTGGTTAGCAGGGGGTTAATCTCAAATCGATCTCAGCTGTGCCTTTCAGATGAATAAGCAAAGTAAAGGTACCTCCTTAACTTTTCGTTAGGAGTAGTTCGCGCTGTCACTAACGCATCGACTATAAATCGGAAATGAAATTCATTGAATGCCAATCAAGATCATTTCATTGTGAATATCTTGTCATGATATATGGGATCGGAGGTCTCTACTTATTCCTAGAAAGCTGTACATCATTGACGTCATTCCTGCAGGTTTCAAATTGCAATGCGTTTTGTATTCAAAATGTACCACATGATCGGATGATCGACCCATTATGAGACTGTTAAGAGTCATCTCAGCATTGTCCGGTCACACGGTCACGACTTGGCTTTTTCTGTGCATTTCTTGAGCTGCCAAACCCTATCCATGCAACGTATAAGCCCGAACTGACCACATTCAAATTCTTAGTCTCGGTATACAGAAAAAGCTCCCGATATGAAGTCCTTAAGTACAAACAACTCAATCTGTGGGCTTCTAAAGAACGATATCACGAATCGATTGCTTTCCCAAATCCCGAGAAATGATATGACCAATCCCTAGCACCATACTACTTCATTTTACCACTCTATCTCGGTTGtcattaaaattgaaaattattgAAAGATGAAGTTGTGATGTATGTTTACATTTGCTGTATGTGATACCGCACTACAAACTCCAAAATATAATTGTGAATCTCCTTTTTAAGCTTTTATGGATTAACTTACATCAACAATTGTTTGCTCGCCTTGGTTTTCGTAGACATTGAGACACTTGGGTAGGTTGGTAATTTCGATGTCTTCGTTCACATTTGTGATATCGTAGTTTATTACCATGTTGGCTGTTTCAAGAGCGGGTGTCGCAGTATAGACACCACTGAATGCTGTCACCGTAAGCACGTAGCGACTCTCATCTGTTGTGGGTTTACCTAAGGCTGCGTTCTCGAAGTCGAAAGAAGCATTTGCCACGGCTGTGATAATGCCGGCTGAAAGTATGAGCACAAATTTATAAGTTTGTTTCGTATGTTTcgacagagtctttcaaataaattaatttgaaagactctgatttcgACAACACCCGAGTTGGAAGTTGAGTTGCCCGAGTTGAAAGTGAGAACTAATCCGCAGCACCTCATTGGTAACGATTTCATTGACGTCATGTGTGGAGGCCTCGGGACGTGCAAGGTGTTTTGGGTGATAGTCGTCATTTTGAGCAGCCTATAATCAGAAGGAGCGAGAGGCCTACTCCCATAGTCACAAAAAGTTAGGTGGTAAAACAATCAGCTGCAGATGACTTCCTTCTCTGATGAAACCCTTTTGTAGGCCTACGTGTTCATTCTATTTCGAGTGGCTCAGcttttttataaataaacactGCCATGGTGCTGCTCATGTGAACGTAAATCTCGCTGTTCTTGCATATCAATCTACACATCTCCGTACAAAACGGCATTGTTGAAGTTTATAATCAATTCGTATTCTGCAATTAGGATTTCTTTTAAATCGTGctacattttcaaatttttgaacgaacaTAGTAGAGTTTGATGGAACGAGAAAATACTGATATCTTACTGCTCGAGTCGATGATGAACTTGCCATCAGCTGGGGCAGAGGTCATGGTGTAGAACATCTTGGTCGGAGGAACACCTGTTGCAGGGTCGTTTAAATCGGTTGTAGCCGTAACCGTGGCAATAGGCGTGGGAGGAGCGTTCTCTGGAGCGGTAACTGTATGGGGATTGGCAGCCGGCGAGGTAAATGTAATTGCTGAATGACCAAATTAAACATTTGCATGTATCATCTTATTGATTGAGCATGATAAGGTTCCGAATTAAATTATATTCGTCACCAAGAAAGATACTTGCGGATACTTTGTAATGCTTCATAATGTTTTTCTATTATTATtgttcgagagaaaaaaattttcagTACAATATAAAAGGTCGTGTTTTTTGTGAGCGCGCAACATGAAAAGAAGAGTCTAAAGTAGAGCGCGCAGGGGCCACCTACTCGATACGCAGGGTGTCCCCATTTGCGGCGACAAAAATAGCATTCAcgattcataaaaaaacaaccaaCGCCTTCTTCCTCAGACAAAGGAAACATCTCGTCTTAGATTTTTTAAAGTCTCAAATTCTGATAGGTGTACTGATCAGAGGCCCACCAAACATTTTTTAATTCGAATTTCATCTCCATATCGGGAGGGGGCGATATAAAGCATGAAGGCAGGATGCCTTCCTTAGTGGGTTATAGAGGATTATGTACATTTCCGACTTGGCAGGATTAAATCACCTTTCTGGACCTGTTTTGATCTGTGTAGACAAAAGTGGCGCTTTAAATTCTGAACGGTTTAGTAATAATGTCGCTAACTAGCCGTATTTTCGTTTAACTTACTTCCGTCCATTCCGTCGGGAAGAAACACCACAATCATCAAACAGAATAAGGACACACACCGCATGACGCCACTTGCTTCTCCGCACATCCTCGAAATTAGGGACAATACAGTTGTATCTTCGTCTTGTTGTCTAACCTGTTCAGTCACCAACGTTTACTCTCCTTCTAATCAGAACGACGAAATACAACAAGAGTTCCTGGCAGATAGGTATTCCGTTTAATATTTTACGAAGAATTTTTCACAGATATCAAATCACAATTACCTATTCCTCAGTGATGGAACACTCCCAAGTTCTCCGTATATCCACAGTGAAGCTATTTACCCCTGACTATACCCGTCTTCAATATTGGCTAATAACCACCTAAGTCATATGTCGCAAGGGACGTTGTTTACTTCAAAATACACCGGTCACTCGAAATCAATGCGTCAGGttcaaatatcaaaactttatGACTTTTCTGTCCTGTGTGCCTTGTGTGCATAACCCCATACCTCGATCTCGTTAAAATCCGATGTGATGAACGAATGGCACAAAACGTTTTTAAAGCTTTCAAAGACTTGGATGACGTAGATATTATGAAAACTATACGCATGCGATACCGTTGATACCAATGCTTAGATACATAAATACAAAATTTATATGCAATCTTGCCCTTTTCGAAAGGTAGGCCAAGGCCCAATTCTGTACATGTCAGATAGGAGGATTTGTACGCTTGTTATTCTTAACAATTTTGACATTGACAATATCCGATTGAAAATACCAAAGAAATAGAAATGAATTGAGTTTCTAAAGACATGTTCGACATGAATACAACAATGTGACAGATGAATTTATTGGTATATCAGACTTTCTAAGCTGGTATAGACGTGCCAGGTCAAAGGCGGGCACCATGTCACAAGGTGTGTCGATTTTAGTGTTTTAACAATGAtctcaaaataaacaaagttttgagCAGTCGCTCTCTTTGCTATTTACGAGGAATGAGTGTACAGAGCTTTTGTTCCATCCAAAGTCAAGAAAATGTCCTTTAGTCCATTTCAGGACATGAGATATATCAACCAAAAAGCTTTGCGCGTTCTCTAACTTTAATATTCAAACTTAGGTAGCTTCTTTCTGTTTTGTTGTGGTTGGTATCTTGTTTACATGGGTCCCTTGTCGTGAGCAGCGTAATTGAAGTTGAATGCGTCCACATCATAACTTTCGGGGTGGAGTTGTTTCTTTGGTGGTCTGGAATTGGAAATACATTGTAGATAATGCTTCTTTGACTGGTGGTAGGTTTGATGGGAATTCTAGTCGTTCCCTTTATGTTGATGCTTGCTTCCGGCTTAGTAAATATGCATTGTGAAGAACGATTCAAATAAGAGTCGTCGGATTATCCAAACGAATACTCCGCTGAGGCCTTTGGTTGACGTTGACACAGCCCATTGGATATGTCCAAACTAATTACAGGTAGATTTTAAGGCGTGCCGACTTACTGGCGGTGAACAActatcctaaagtctcctctttTCTTCAACTGAAGGATGGAaaatacgcacaacgacggtagattgATATGATTTTAGGGGAGCTTTTGACGATACCCGTCGATAGGACATGAATAGAATGTTATGACTTACTTTGGTTGAGATGGTCTGGGTTTGCACAGCCCATGGGATATGCATGCCTTGATGGCGAATGTGAGACCGCAGAAAAGCCCGATGAAGCCGAGGATTCCCAGCACGATCCAGAGTGGCAGCAGATCCGGT
Above is a window of Lineus longissimus chromosome 3, tnLinLong1.2, whole genome shotgun sequence DNA encoding:
- the LOC135484547 gene encoding cadherin-23-like, which codes for MCGEASGVMRCVSLFCLMIVVFLPDGMDGTITFTSPAANPHTVTAPENAPPTPIATVTATTDLNDPATGVPPTKMFYTMTSAPADGKFIIDSSTGIITAVANASFDFENAALGKPTTDESRYVLTVTAFSGVYTATPALETANMVINYDITNVNEDIEITNLPKCLNVYENQGEQTIVDVKVKDGDDTTSFDSPLPGQQKYKFVDDPASKEPLGNSKFTINIRTTAGTAVTRYASDLRARPLNYEEQNNYNMSIYAEDLFGATIPPNIADPKLKTRMHKVEVQVIDINERPRFYETTSTCEVAENTPIGTTVSTGIYPFRAFDVDKFPGPNCLGKWPESVEYFVEGKFSELFRMSNVNVTGAGHVDGYLVVNALIDREDPVNPRKGTFNLYVNARDHRGLRIANGGDVTVTCKITDVDDNPTICKDYKFEAELQENTPHDTPVLTVSCSDKDDTTTNPITYEIKDVGIEKEATLADQYFHFGSSGSNPIMTTKKTLNLEGGTTLNFTVTVRQGAAFSQMSTTLSVDIAVIGKNDHRPTMDKDFYNFFVAYNEKDGFVIGKVSASDLDQPKSSITYFLVEKAEGIQLGTASGKLYVDYTNIKAKSIIAEKTLGTNQKYWMSARANDNDKPPYYSNYVYIRVNTYVKDDVMINIEVAVGIGDFSDSQLVEFEQSISNICKPCKGICPEKSAKGVNTVVTCFALTDDRTFQKTNKEQKVSFVSQDELIDYLTSEKLVAGNIYGFGTYDIVSVTKYGQGPDLLPLWIVLGILGFIGLLCGLAFAIKACISHGLCKSKPSQPKPPKKQLHPESYDVDTFNFNYAAHDKGPI